The following are from one region of the Brienomyrus brachyistius isolate T26 chromosome 13, BBRACH_0.4, whole genome shotgun sequence genome:
- the LOC125706509 gene encoding cytochrome c oxidase subunit 5A, mitochondrial-like, with product MFRSAVLRSVSGIRGLVRLQPSYAAPLQARCYSHGAQETDEEFDARWVTYFNKPDIDAWELRKGMNTLVGYDLVPEPKILDAALRACRRLDDLASAVRILEAVKEKAGPHKEIYPYVIQELKPTLDELGIPTPEELGIDKA from the exons ATGTTTAGATCAGCTGTGTTACGATCTGTCTCTGGAATCCGGGGTTTGGTGCGATTACAGCCTTCGTACGCTG CTCCCCTGCAAGCCCGCTGTTACTCCCATGGTGCGCAGGAGACCGACGAAGAGTTTGATGCCCGCTGGGTGACCTACTTCAACAAACCTGACATCGATGCCTGGGAGCTGAGGAAAG GCATGAACACTCTCGTCGGTTATGATCTTGTTCCTGAGCCAAAGATTCTCGATGCGGCTCTCAGAGCTTGCAGAAGGTTAGATGACCTGGCCAGCGCTGTCCGCATTCTTGAAGCAGTTAAG GAAAAAGCTGGCCCTCACAAAGAGATCTACCCCTATGTGATTCAGGAGCTGAAGCCAACACTGGATGAGCTGGGCATCCCAACGCCAGAGGAACTTGGCATTGACAAGGCATAG